In Sutterella faecalis, a genomic segment contains:
- a CDS encoding ornithine carbamoyltransferase has protein sequence MPMNLRGRSLLSLVHHTPAEIDYLIDLAIDLKKAKRMGTEARRLVGKNIALVFEKTSTRTRSAFEVAAHDQGAGTTFFDPSSSQIGHKESIKDTARVLGQMYDAIEYRGFSQQVVEELRDYAGVPVYNGLTDEWHPTQMLCDLMTMKEASGKAWKDISFAYMGDARFNMGNSLLMVGAKMGMDVRIGAPKECWPSEELIALVTEMAEKSGARITITEDPVEAVKGADFIHTDIWVSMGEPAEVWAERIKLLKPYQVNAALMAASGNPNVRFMHCLPAYHNAETKVGAKVIAQHPELKDGVEVTEDVFESPASIVFEQAGNRMHTIKALMVATLA, from the coding sequence ATGCCGATGAATCTTCGCGGCCGCAGCCTTCTCAGTCTCGTTCACCACACGCCTGCCGAGATCGACTATCTCATCGATCTCGCCATTGACCTCAAGAAGGCCAAGCGCATGGGGACGGAAGCGCGCCGACTTGTCGGCAAGAACATTGCGCTCGTTTTCGAAAAGACCTCCACCCGCACGCGCAGCGCCTTTGAGGTTGCCGCCCACGATCAGGGCGCCGGCACGACCTTCTTTGACCCCTCGTCCTCGCAGATCGGCCACAAGGAAAGCATCAAGGATACGGCCCGCGTGCTCGGCCAGATGTACGACGCGATCGAATACCGCGGCTTCTCGCAGCAGGTTGTCGAGGAGCTGAGGGACTATGCGGGCGTTCCCGTCTACAACGGCCTCACCGACGAGTGGCATCCGACCCAGATGCTCTGCGACCTCATGACGATGAAGGAAGCGAGCGGCAAGGCCTGGAAGGACATTTCCTTCGCCTACATGGGCGACGCGCGCTTCAACATGGGTAATTCCCTCCTCATGGTCGGCGCCAAGATGGGCATGGATGTCCGCATCGGCGCGCCGAAGGAATGCTGGCCTTCCGAAGAACTGATCGCGCTCGTCACTGAAATGGCTGAAAAGTCGGGCGCGCGCATCACGATTACCGAGGATCCCGTCGAAGCCGTGAAGGGCGCCGACTTCATCCATACCGACATCTGGGTCTCGATGGGCGAGCCCGCCGAAGTCTGGGCCGAGCGCATCAAGCTCCTGAAGCCCTACCAGGTGAATGCCGCCCTCATGGCCGCTTCGGGGAATCCCAACGTGCGCTTCATGCACTGCCTCCCGGCCTACCACAACGCCGAAACGAAGGTGGGCGCCAAGGTGATTGCGCAGCATCCCGAACTGAAGGACGGCGTTGAAGTCACGGAAGACGTGTTTGAATCGCCCGCGTCGATCGTCTTCGAGCAGGCCGGAAACCGCATGCACACCATCAAGGCGCTGATGGTGGCGACCCTCGCCTAA
- a CDS encoding Bug family tripartite tricarboxylate transporter substrate binding protein, which produces MQRRTVLGAIGAVALSSASYFPMNACAAALKGEGGNPIRIVVPYPPGGPLDVSARAIADAVTPVLGTVVVENRPGAGGNVGMSYVSHARPDGHTLVMGAVATLAINPSLFKKLPYDPEKDFKPVTLVATAANVLVITPEFSQKTGVKTVKDLIDYAKKNPGKLNYASGGNGSAGHMAGEFLKRQCGIDMVHIPFAGASPALLSVISGQTDLIFDNLASAAANIKAGKLIALAVTTKTRTPLLPDAPTMEEAGVPDFDIYTWFGLMVPGGTPDDVVKALNDAIVPVLKDPATDKKFRAFGALPAPTTPAEYQSLIDEEAKKYKVLVEIAGARVD; this is translated from the coding sequence ATGCAGCGTCGCACTGTACTGGGTGCCATCGGAGCGGTGGCACTCTCGAGCGCCTCTTATTTTCCGATGAATGCCTGCGCCGCGGCGCTCAAGGGTGAGGGCGGCAACCCCATCCGCATCGTGGTTCCCTACCCGCCGGGAGGTCCGCTCGACGTTTCCGCGCGCGCCATTGCCGACGCCGTGACGCCTGTTCTCGGCACCGTCGTGGTTGAAAACCGTCCCGGCGCGGGCGGCAACGTCGGCATGAGCTATGTGAGCCATGCGCGTCCCGACGGCCATACGCTCGTGATGGGCGCGGTGGCAACGCTCGCCATCAACCCCTCGCTCTTCAAGAAGCTCCCCTACGATCCCGAAAAGGACTTCAAGCCCGTGACGCTCGTCGCCACTGCGGCGAACGTGCTCGTCATCACGCCGGAATTCTCTCAGAAGACGGGCGTGAAGACAGTGAAGGACCTGATCGACTATGCGAAGAAGAACCCAGGAAAGCTCAATTACGCTTCGGGCGGAAACGGCTCGGCGGGCCACATGGCGGGCGAGTTCCTGAAGCGCCAGTGCGGCATCGACATGGTGCACATTCCGTTTGCGGGCGCCTCCCCGGCGCTCCTCTCGGTGATTTCCGGCCAGACCGACCTCATCTTCGACAACCTTGCCTCGGCTGCGGCCAACATCAAGGCGGGCAAGCTCATCGCGCTCGCGGTGACGACGAAGACCCGCACGCCGCTCCTTCCCGACGCGCCCACGATGGAGGAGGCGGGCGTTCCCGACTTCGACATCTACACCTGGTTCGGCCTCATGGTGCCGGGCGGAACGCCCGACGACGTCGTGAAGGCGCTCAACGACGCGATTGTTCCGGTTCTGAAGGACCCGGCCACCGACAAGAAGTTCCGCGCCTTCGGCGCGCTTCCCGCCCCGACGACGCCTGCTGAATACCAGAGCCTCATTGACGAAGAGGCGAAGAAGTACAAGGTGCTCGTCGAGATCGCCGGCGCCCGCGTCGACTGA
- a CDS encoding tripartite tricarboxylate transporter TctB family protein produces the protein MLKNQKDFAAGLFYIAIGLFGATTLGENEIGTLARMGPGYFPLIISVAIILTGLVIVVKALLTTRVSEENARIDFGKPFSALLILGSAAFYAATLLTLGFVLSIGLMVVISSLAHPLFRLRDALISAVLLTTLSALLFIGGLGLIVPLWPTFL, from the coding sequence ATGCTCAAAAACCAGAAGGATTTCGCAGCAGGGCTCTTTTACATCGCGATCGGCCTCTTCGGCGCGACGACCCTCGGAGAGAACGAAATCGGAACCCTCGCGCGCATGGGGCCGGGATACTTCCCGCTCATTATTTCGGTTGCCATCATCCTCACGGGCCTCGTCATCGTCGTGAAGGCGCTCCTCACGACGCGGGTCTCTGAAGAGAACGCCCGCATCGACTTCGGCAAACCCTTTTCGGCGCTCCTCATTCTCGGCAGCGCCGCCTTTTATGCGGCAACGCTCCTCACCCTCGGCTTCGTGCTCTCGATCGGCCTCATGGTGGTCATTTCCTCCCTTGCCCACCCGCTCTTCAGGCTGCGCGACGCCCTGATTTCAGCGGTGCTCCTCACCACGCTCTCGGCGCTCCTCTTCATCGGCGGCCTCGGGCTCATCGTGCCGCTCTGGCCGACATTCCTATAA
- the glnL gene encoding nitrogen regulation protein NR(II) gives MTTKIPHEPQKGALNSAPLLDALSTAVFSLDRVGRITTVNSAAETLLGRTRRGLQGEPAAEFIEEAGAWFPLSENAGMVSYASLTELRRGLADPVRVRAVLSSLSAEDVRASGLPFDTACLLEVSELEDALQAERSAMEASVRAANSELLRNLGHEIKNPLGGIRGAAQLLETELVRDEDRECTSVILEEAARLQSLVDRLLAPYRRPRTSEPVNIHEVLEHVRSLIGLEFATGLRIERDYDISAPAVIGDRGRFIQIFLNLARNAAEAMTSERARGKAEIVFVTRIARDVMLCGKRVRLALRVDVVDNGPGIPEEIRGRIFFPLVTGRAEGSGLGLSIVRAFVEEAGGAISVESRPGKTDFTVILPLGSRKEAEKSDRSPTGGTGIKI, from the coding sequence ATGACGACAAAGATTCCGCATGAGCCACAAAAAGGCGCTCTCAATTCGGCTCCGCTCCTTGATGCGCTTTCCACGGCCGTCTTTTCGCTTGACCGCGTCGGGCGGATCACGACCGTGAATTCGGCGGCCGAAACCCTTCTCGGACGTACGAGAAGAGGGCTTCAGGGAGAGCCCGCAGCGGAATTCATCGAGGAGGCCGGGGCCTGGTTCCCGCTATCAGAAAATGCGGGGATGGTTTCCTATGCGTCCCTCACGGAACTTCGCCGGGGACTGGCCGATCCCGTCCGCGTCCGCGCCGTCCTCTCCTCCCTCTCTGCGGAGGACGTCCGCGCGTCGGGACTTCCCTTCGATACCGCATGCCTCCTTGAAGTCTCGGAACTCGAGGATGCGCTCCAGGCGGAAAGAAGCGCCATGGAGGCGAGCGTTCGCGCCGCGAACAGCGAACTCCTCAGGAATCTCGGGCACGAAATCAAGAATCCGCTGGGCGGCATCCGGGGCGCGGCGCAGCTCCTTGAGACCGAGCTCGTCCGCGATGAGGACCGGGAATGCACAAGCGTGATTCTCGAAGAGGCGGCAAGGCTCCAGTCCCTGGTCGACCGGCTGCTCGCGCCCTACAGAAGGCCGCGGACCTCCGAGCCCGTCAACATTCATGAGGTGCTCGAGCACGTGAGGAGCTTGATCGGACTCGAATTCGCGACCGGCCTCAGAATCGAGCGCGACTACGATATTTCCGCGCCCGCCGTCATCGGAGACCGCGGACGCTTCATTCAGATCTTCCTCAACCTCGCGAGGAATGCCGCGGAAGCAATGACCTCCGAGCGTGCCCGGGGAAAGGCGGAAATCGTCTTCGTCACGCGCATTGCGCGCGACGTGATGCTCTGCGGCAAGCGCGTGCGGCTCGCACTCAGGGTCGACGTCGTCGACAACGGCCCGGGAATACCGGAGGAAATCCGCGGGCGCATCTTCTTCCCGCTCGTTACCGGGCGCGCGGAAGGCTCCGGCCTCGGACTTTCCATCGTGCGCGCCTTTGTCGAGGAAGCGGGCGGCGCCATTTCCGTCGAAAGCCGTCCGGGAAAGACGGACTTTACGGTGATTCTTCCCCTCGGGTCCCGGAAGGAAGCGGAAAAGAGCGACCGCTCCCCGACGGGCGGCACCGGCATAAAAATTTAA
- a CDS encoding DUF805 domain-containing protein codes for MTEKKEKTTLERAEAAVETPIPQRRRRRFWLLWWIWAVFGAAVSFRGTLSGSWIAIAAILTAPFWAMFVLWPFFALRDRLRAKRLWAAEVLVLLAPEVRGSDEEKTALPVIIGRNGGVLVPLEAWECAFPTIKAAMIPAEAVAPGTYPGVNLPVLREEDLFASGLWSEEKRKPAGASLSDLESSGLWVERLRLAKRS; via the coding sequence ATGACTGAAAAGAAAGAGAAGACCACGCTCGAGCGCGCGGAAGCCGCCGTAGAAACGCCGATTCCGCAAAGACGCAGAAGACGCTTCTGGCTCCTCTGGTGGATCTGGGCGGTCTTCGGCGCCGCCGTCTCCTTCCGGGGCACGCTCTCGGGCTCGTGGATCGCCATTGCGGCGATCCTGACGGCGCCCTTCTGGGCGATGTTCGTCCTCTGGCCCTTCTTTGCGCTGAGAGACCGCCTGAGGGCCAAACGCCTCTGGGCGGCCGAGGTCCTCGTGCTCCTCGCGCCTGAAGTCCGGGGAAGCGATGAGGAGAAGACGGCGCTTCCGGTCATCATCGGCAGAAACGGCGGCGTCCTCGTGCCGCTTGAAGCCTGGGAGTGCGCTTTCCCCACGATTAAGGCGGCCATGATTCCGGCGGAAGCTGTGGCCCCCGGCACCTATCCCGGCGTCAATCTCCCGGTCCTGAGGGAAGAGGATCTCTTTGCCTCCGGACTCTGGTCGGAAGAGAAAAGGAAGCCCGCCGGGGCGTCTCTTTCCGATCTTGAATCCTCAGGGCTCTGGGTCGAGCGTCTGAGGCTCGCGAAGAGAAGCTGA
- the ntrC gene encoding nitrogen regulation protein NR(I), with the protein MLDDTHQIELSAAAGSEPVWVIDDDRAIRWVLNRALSREGIGCRTFERGQDALAALEAIEASKAERPLVLVSDIRMPGLSGVDLLARVKEIAPDLPVIIMTAFSDLDSAVSSFQGGAFEYLTKPFDVAKAVELISRAMEDAKHRAAASPGEEAPSGEPQPAVPDLIGQAPAMQEVFRAIGRLSQSNVTVLLTGESGAGKEVVARAIWKHSKRSRAPYIAINMAAIPRELLESELFGHEKGAFTGATATQLGRFEQAKGGTLFLDEIGDMPMELQTRLLRVLSNGYFYRVGGRQPIKADVRVIAATNQNLEERVKAGQFREDLYHRLNVIRLRLPPLRDRVEDIAPLSAHFLRTGARELGVEEKVLTPEALEVVKRFPFPGNVRQLENLCRWLLVMAPSKEIRVEDLPLEIRSASEAPEMRLMAAPALPADEETGAGAGTWTGLLAEEARKRLQAGESGVWQTLSDEFERAIIRSAMEVTRGRRIEAAERLGVGRNTLTRKIQELGLSDELAQRLPPLRRTGEDLPGGRDK; encoded by the coding sequence ATGCTTGACGATACTCATCAAATTGAGCTTTCCGCAGCGGCCGGAAGCGAACCTGTGTGGGTGATTGACGACGACCGCGCGATCCGCTGGGTACTCAATCGCGCGCTTTCGCGCGAAGGCATCGGCTGCCGCACCTTTGAGCGCGGTCAGGATGCGCTCGCCGCGCTCGAGGCGATTGAAGCCTCCAAAGCCGAGCGTCCCCTCGTGCTTGTTTCCGACATCCGGATGCCGGGGCTTTCAGGGGTTGATCTCCTCGCGCGCGTGAAGGAAATCGCGCCCGATCTGCCCGTCATCATCATGACGGCCTTTTCGGACCTCGACAGCGCCGTTTCGTCCTTCCAGGGCGGCGCCTTCGAATACCTGACGAAGCCCTTTGACGTCGCGAAGGCCGTTGAGCTCATCAGCCGCGCGATGGAGGATGCGAAGCACCGGGCGGCCGCCTCGCCCGGCGAGGAAGCGCCTTCCGGGGAGCCGCAGCCTGCCGTTCCCGACCTGATCGGTCAGGCTCCTGCCATGCAGGAAGTCTTCCGCGCGATCGGAAGGCTCTCGCAGAGCAACGTCACGGTGCTCCTCACGGGCGAATCGGGCGCGGGGAAAGAAGTCGTCGCCCGCGCCATCTGGAAGCACAGCAAGCGAAGCCGCGCGCCCTACATTGCGATCAACATGGCGGCGATTCCGCGCGAGCTCCTTGAGAGCGAACTCTTCGGACACGAAAAAGGCGCCTTCACGGGCGCCACGGCCACGCAGCTCGGGCGCTTCGAACAGGCCAAGGGCGGGACGCTCTTTCTCGATGAAATCGGCGACATGCCGATGGAACTTCAGACGAGGCTCCTGCGCGTGCTCTCGAACGGCTATTTTTATCGCGTCGGCGGCCGTCAGCCCATCAAGGCGGATGTCCGGGTCATCGCCGCCACGAATCAGAATCTTGAGGAGCGCGTGAAGGCAGGGCAGTTCCGCGAGGATCTCTACCACCGCCTCAACGTGATCCGTCTGAGGCTGCCGCCCTTAAGAGACCGCGTTGAGGACATCGCGCCTTTGTCGGCGCATTTCCTGAGAACCGGCGCGCGCGAGCTCGGCGTTGAGGAGAAGGTGCTGACCCCTGAGGCGCTTGAGGTTGTAAAGCGCTTTCCCTTCCCGGGAAACGTGAGGCAGCTTGAAAACCTCTGCCGGTGGCTCCTTGTCATGGCGCCCTCGAAGGAAATCCGCGTCGAGGATCTGCCGCTTGAAATCAGGAGCGCCTCGGAAGCGCCCGAAATGCGCCTGATGGCGGCTCCAGCGCTTCCCGCGGACGAAGAGACCGGAGCCGGCGCCGGAACCTGGACCGGACTCCTTGCCGAAGAGGCAAGGAAGCGCCTTCAGGCAGGCGAATCCGGCGTCTGGCAGACGCTTTCCGACGAATTCGAACGCGCGATCATCCGGAGCGCCATGGAGGTGACGCGCGGCCGCCGCATTGAGGCGGCCGAGCGTCTCGGCGTCGGCAGAAACACGCTCACGCGAAAGATTCAGGAGCTTGGACTCTCGGACGAACTCGCCCAAAGGCTCCCGCCCCTGAGGCGCACGGGCGAGGACCTTCCCGGAGGCAGGGACAAGTGA
- a CDS encoding transporter substrate-binding domain-containing protein yields MINAKPRLRIGIPGDYLPFGIIDEGSQAGFAGHDIDLMEGLCREAGLAPQFILTSWPALFEELSAGRFDVAAGGVSWLPERARRFDDLPRYAPFAKVALIRKSDEKRFLVPEDLNHPAVRVIKNPGGTNEVFVNTHLKRASVATVADNASIPARIASEVGDVMITDSFEARWYSARDVRLTLAFGGKGLTPESWKTILVRRGVRKPQLPGRESLPGELLITSLLSAWGRLERTGFLAELSHKWLGS; encoded by the coding sequence GTGATCAACGCGAAACCCCGGCTCCGCATCGGCATTCCCGGCGACTACCTGCCCTTCGGCATCATCGACGAAGGCTCTCAGGCGGGCTTTGCCGGGCACGACATCGACCTCATGGAGGGACTCTGCCGGGAAGCGGGCCTCGCGCCGCAGTTCATTCTGACGAGCTGGCCCGCGCTCTTTGAGGAGCTTTCCGCCGGGCGCTTCGACGTCGCCGCGGGCGGCGTCTCCTGGCTTCCGGAGCGCGCAAGGCGCTTTGACGACCTGCCGCGCTACGCGCCCTTTGCAAAAGTGGCGCTCATCAGAAAATCCGATGAAAAGCGCTTTCTCGTCCCGGAAGACCTCAATCACCCCGCGGTCCGCGTCATCAAGAACCCGGGCGGCACGAATGAAGTCTTCGTGAATACGCACCTCAAGCGCGCATCGGTCGCGACCGTCGCCGACAATGCCTCGATTCCGGCGCGCATTGCGTCCGAAGTGGGCGACGTCATGATTACCGACTCCTTTGAAGCGCGCTGGTATTCCGCCAGAGACGTGCGCCTCACGCTCGCCTTCGGCGGCAAGGGGCTGACCCCCGAAAGCTGGAAAACCATTCTCGTGCGCCGCGGCGTCAGAAAGCCCCAGCTACCCGGGAGGGAAAGCCTTCCCGGAGAACTTCTCATCACGTCGCTTCTCTCCGCCTGGGGAAGGCTAGAGCGCACAGGGTTCTTGGCCGAACTCTCCCACAAGTGGCTCGGCAGCTGA
- a CDS encoding RNA methyltransferase, with product MPDLISTPDSLPSLNSLEELHQLLMSLGAGPAHERRVLRAWLGQIGWEEAAESRRLRLPKALAQKLPAIREALGKAAAIRSRHPGADPESERLLITLADGQTIESVLLPRQGVCVSTQMGCAVGCVFCMTGRCGLVRQLSDIEIVAQAAIARELRPATKKVVFMGMGEPSHNLANVMRAVEFLAQFGDFGHKDLVISSVGDERLFERLFASAAKPALAVSLHTTDDEKRGRLLPKGARMTVSRIIERAESWARATGYPVQYEWTLMKGVNDSFEEIDRLAGLLKGKYAMVNFIPVNAVEDSPWVRPDRAHAVELVRRLRGKGIIATLRDSAAQDVDGGCGQLRARVLKRETK from the coding sequence ATGCCCGATCTGATTTCAACGCCCGATTCGCTCCCATCTCTAAATTCGCTCGAGGAGCTTCATCAGCTCCTCATGAGTCTCGGCGCCGGGCCCGCGCATGAGCGCCGGGTGCTCCGCGCCTGGCTCGGGCAAATCGGCTGGGAAGAGGCGGCGGAAAGCCGCAGGCTTCGCCTTCCGAAAGCGCTTGCTCAAAAGCTTCCCGCCATCCGGGAGGCTCTCGGGAAGGCGGCCGCCATTCGCTCCCGCCATCCGGGGGCGGATCCCGAAAGCGAGCGGCTTCTCATTACGCTCGCCGACGGCCAGACGATTGAATCGGTGCTGCTTCCCCGGCAGGGCGTCTGCGTTTCGACCCAGATGGGCTGCGCCGTCGGGTGCGTCTTCTGCATGACGGGAAGATGCGGGCTCGTGCGGCAGCTTTCCGACATTGAAATCGTCGCTCAGGCGGCGATCGCCCGGGAGCTCCGTCCCGCAACGAAGAAGGTGGTCTTCATGGGCATGGGAGAACCTTCGCACAACCTGGCAAACGTCATGCGCGCGGTGGAGTTTCTGGCTCAGTTCGGCGACTTCGGCCACAAGGACCTGGTGATTTCGTCGGTGGGCGACGAAAGGCTTTTCGAGCGCCTCTTCGCTTCGGCCGCGAAGCCCGCGCTTGCGGTCTCGCTTCATACGACGGATGACGAAAAGCGCGGCAGGCTTCTCCCCAAAGGCGCGCGCATGACCGTCTCCCGCATCATCGAGCGCGCTGAAAGCTGGGCGCGGGCCACGGGCTATCCCGTTCAGTACGAGTGGACCTTGATGAAGGGCGTCAACGACTCCTTCGAAGAGATCGACCGGCTCGCCGGGCTCCTTAAGGGGAAATACGCCATGGTGAACTTTATTCCCGTCAATGCCGTCGAGGATTCGCCCTGGGTGCGGCCCGACCGCGCGCATGCGGTGGAGCTTGTGCGGCGCCTGCGGGGCAAAGGCATCATTGCGACATTGCGCGATTCGGCGGCGCAGGATGTGGACGGCGGCTGCGGGCAGCTTCGCGCCCGGGTGCTTAAAAGGGAGACGAAATGA
- the xth gene encoding exodeoxyribonuclease III, producing MPQLRLASWNVNSLKVRLPQVLEWLELSRTDALVLQETKLTDDLFPMEAFLEAGFDAVFTGQKTYNGVALISRRSTVRTPEAVELNIPGYPDDQKRFVSALLTPVAGGEPIRFCGAYFPNGQEIGTSKYLYKLDWISTLSRHLRALLEASPRLILGGDFNIAPAEADTWNPAYWEGKILCSPAERAALRRLEALGLRDSFRLFSQPAETFSWWDYRQSGFEKNHGLRIDLMLVSDALVPFVKEAAVDPRPRGNAQPSDHAPATLLLEY from the coding sequence ATGCCTCAACTCCGTCTTGCCTCCTGGAATGTCAATTCGCTCAAGGTTCGCCTGCCTCAGGTGCTTGAGTGGCTCGAACTCTCCCGAACCGATGCGCTCGTGCTTCAGGAAACGAAGCTCACCGACGATCTTTTCCCGATGGAGGCCTTCCTCGAGGCCGGGTTCGATGCGGTCTTCACGGGACAGAAGACCTATAACGGCGTTGCCCTCATCTCCCGCAGGAGCACCGTCAGGACGCCCGAGGCGGTCGAACTCAACATCCCGGGGTACCCCGACGACCAGAAGCGGTTCGTGAGCGCGCTTCTCACGCCCGTCGCCGGGGGCGAGCCGATACGCTTCTGCGGCGCCTACTTCCCGAACGGGCAGGAGATCGGCACGAGCAAGTACCTCTACAAGCTCGACTGGATCTCCACGCTCTCGCGGCATCTGCGCGCACTTCTTGAAGCATCGCCCCGCCTCATTCTCGGGGGCGACTTCAACATTGCGCCCGCAGAAGCCGATACGTGGAATCCGGCCTACTGGGAAGGGAAGATTCTCTGTTCGCCCGCGGAGCGCGCGGCGCTCCGGCGCCTTGAGGCCCTGGGCCTTCGCGACAGCTTCCGGCTCTTCAGCCAGCCCGCGGAAACCTTCTCCTGGTGGGACTACCGCCAGAGCGGGTTTGAAAAGAATCACGGCCTCAGAATCGACCTCATGCTCGTCTCCGACGCCCTCGTTCCCTTCGTGAAGGAAGCCGCCGTCGACCCCCGTCCCCGAGGGAATGCCCAGCCTTCCGACCACGCCCCCGCCACGCTTCTCCTTGAGTACTGA
- a CDS encoding tripartite tricarboxylate transporter permease, translated as MDLLNNLLIGFQNAVTLTNLLYCFVGVSLGTLVGVLPGMGPVATVAMLLPITYALDPSSALIMLAGIYYGAQYGGSTTAILVNIPGEAAAVVTCLDGHKLAKLGRAGAALGVAAFGSFIAGCFATVLIAAFAEPLTLVAFEFGPREYFSLMVLGLVGAVVLASGSLLKAIGMIFIGILLGCVGMDVNSGALRYVFGVDELMDGLDFVALSMGVYGFAEIIRNLDAAGGREAVPAAVGKVLPSAKDLKDSAGAITRGTILGSLLGILPGGGALLSSFASYTLEKKLAGKNANPPFGEGNIRGVAGPESANNAGAQTSFIPMLTLGIPSNAVMALMIGALMLHDIAPGPQVMTTNPSLFWGLIVSMWIGNVFLVILNIPLIGLWVKLLRVPYRLLYPAILVFCAIGVYSINNNPFDIWITIGFGIFGWIVNKLGCECAPLILGFILGPMLEENMRRALLLSRGDLSTFVTGPISGSLLAVSAVLLLLVILPSVRSGREKAFVED; from the coding sequence ATGGATCTCCTCAATAATCTTCTCATCGGCTTTCAGAACGCCGTCACGCTCACGAACCTTCTTTACTGCTTCGTGGGCGTCTCCCTGGGCACGCTCGTCGGGGTGCTTCCCGGCATGGGCCCCGTCGCCACCGTGGCGATGCTCCTTCCGATCACCTATGCGCTCGACCCCTCGTCCGCGCTCATCATGCTCGCGGGCATCTATTACGGCGCGCAGTACGGCGGCTCCACCACAGCAATTCTCGTCAACATTCCGGGTGAAGCCGCCGCCGTCGTCACGTGTCTTGACGGCCACAAGCTCGCCAAGCTCGGACGCGCGGGCGCGGCCCTCGGCGTTGCCGCCTTCGGCAGCTTCATTGCCGGGTGCTTCGCGACGGTTCTGATCGCCGCCTTTGCCGAACCGCTCACGCTCGTCGCCTTTGAATTCGGTCCCCGCGAATACTTCAGCCTCATGGTGCTCGGCCTCGTGGGCGCGGTGGTGCTCGCTTCCGGGTCGCTCCTGAAGGCGATCGGCATGATCTTCATCGGCATTCTCCTCGGCTGCGTCGGCATGGACGTGAATTCCGGAGCGCTGCGCTACGTCTTCGGGGTCGACGAACTCATGGACGGGCTTGACTTCGTCGCGCTCTCGATGGGCGTTTACGGCTTTGCGGAAATCATCCGCAATCTCGATGCGGCCGGGGGCCGCGAAGCCGTGCCGGCTGCCGTCGGCAAGGTCCTTCCGAGCGCGAAGGACCTGAAGGACAGCGCGGGCGCCATTACCCGCGGCACGATCCTGGGATCGCTTCTCGGCATTCTCCCCGGGGGCGGCGCGCTTCTCTCCTCCTTTGCGTCCTATACGCTTGAAAAGAAGCTCGCCGGCAAAAACGCCAATCCGCCCTTCGGCGAAGGCAATATCCGCGGCGTGGCGGGACCGGAATCCGCCAACAATGCGGGCGCACAGACGAGCTTCATTCCGATGCTCACGCTCGGCATTCCCTCGAACGCCGTGATGGCGCTCATGATCGGCGCCCTGATGCTGCACGACATTGCCCCGGGCCCGCAGGTCATGACGACGAACCCGTCGCTCTTCTGGGGCCTCATCGTCTCCATGTGGATCGGCAACGTCTTCCTCGTCATCCTCAATATTCCCCTGATCGGCCTCTGGGTGAAGCTTCTTCGCGTACCCTACCGGCTCCTCTACCCGGCAATCCTCGTCTTCTGCGCCATCGGCGTTTATTCGATCAACAACAACCCCTTCGACATCTGGATCACGATCGGGTTCGGGATCTTCGGGTGGATCGTCAACAAGTTGGGCTGCGAATGCGCTCCGCTCATTCTCGGCTTCATCCTCGGGCCCATGCTGGAGGAAAACATGCGCCGCGCGCTCCTGCTTTCGAGGGGCGACCTCTCAACCTTCGTGACGGGACCGATCTCCGGGTCGCTCCTTGCCGTCTCGGCGGTTCTCCTTCTCCTCGTGATTCTCCCCTCCGTGCGCTCCGGCCGCGAGAAGGCGTTCGTTGAGGATTAA